GTGGCGGTTTCACTTTGGCAACAGTGTATCGGCAGGCTGCAGGATGAGCTTTCTGCACAGCAATTCAGCATGTGGATCAGACCGTTACAGGCCGAAATGGAAGGTGACACCCTGGTGCTTTATGCGCCAAACCGCTTCGTGTTGGATTGGGTGCGCGACAAGTACATCAATTCCATCAACCAATTTTTTACCGAGCAAATGGGGGATAATGCCCCAAAACTGCGCTTTGATATCGGCAGTCGTCCCTCTGCCAAACCTCAAGCTCAGGCTCCTGCCCCTGTTAAGGCCGCTGCGCCTCAGCCCAAGCCAGGCAACAGCTTCGTCAGCCAGCCTGAACCTGCTGTCAGCAATCATCGCAGTAACATCAATCCCACCTATCAGTTTGACAACTTTGTAGAAGGTAAATCGAACCAGTTGGGTAAGGCTGCGGCATTGCAAGTGGCTGAAAATCCAGGCGGCGCTTATAACCCGCTGTTTTTGTATGGTGGTACCGGTCTGGGTAAAACCCACCTGCTGCACGCAGTGGGCAATGGCATTATTAAAAACAATCCCAATGCCAAAGTGGTGTACATGCATTCCGAGCGCTTTGTGCAGGACATGGTCAAGGCGCTGCAAAACAATGCCATCGAAGAGTTCAAGCGTTATTACCGCAGTGTCGATGCGCTCTTTATCGATGACATCCAATTTTTTGCCAACAAAGACAGATCCCAGGAAGAATTTTTCCACACCTTCAACGCGCTGCTGGAAGGCAATCATCAGATCATCCTGACGTCGGATCGCTATCCAAAAGAAATCGATGGGGTAGAAGACAGGCTCAAGTCCCGCTTCGGCTGGGGCTTAACGGTTGCCATTGAGCCGCCTGAATTGGAAACCCGGGTAGCAATTTTGATGCGCAAGGCCCAGGAGAGCGGCATCAACCTGCCCGATGAAGTGGCTTTTTTTATTGCCAAGCGTTTGCGTTCCAACGTGCGTGAGCTGGAAGGCGCCCTGAACCGGGTTATTGCCAACGCGAATTTCACCGGTCGGCCCATCACTATCGATTTTGTGCGCGAAGCACTGCGTGACCTCTTGGCTCTGCAGGAAAAATTGGTCACTATAGACAACATTCAGAAGACGGTGGCCGAATACTACAAAATCAAAATGGCTGACATGTTGTCAAAGCGT
This sequence is a window from Shewanella zhangzhouensis. Protein-coding genes within it:
- the dnaA gene encoding chromosomal replication initiator protein DnaA, producing the protein MAVSLWQQCIGRLQDELSAQQFSMWIRPLQAEMEGDTLVLYAPNRFVLDWVRDKYINSINQFFTEQMGDNAPKLRFDIGSRPSAKPQAQAPAPVKAAAPQPKPGNSFVSQPEPAVSNHRSNINPTYQFDNFVEGKSNQLGKAAALQVAENPGGAYNPLFLYGGTGLGKTHLLHAVGNGIIKNNPNAKVVYMHSERFVQDMVKALQNNAIEEFKRYYRSVDALFIDDIQFFANKDRSQEEFFHTFNALLEGNHQIILTSDRYPKEIDGVEDRLKSRFGWGLTVAIEPPELETRVAILMRKAQESGINLPDEVAFFIAKRLRSNVRELEGALNRVIANANFTGRPITIDFVREALRDLLALQEKLVTIDNIQKTVAEYYKIKMADMLSKRRSRSVARPRQMAMALSKELTNQSLPEIGDAFGGRDHTTVLHACRKIAQLREESHDIKEDYANLIRTLSS